The proteins below come from a single Caulobacter flavus genomic window:
- a CDS encoding serine/threonine-protein kinase: MKIGAVLNGAYKVSRFIKRGGMGEIYEGINTLSSDRVAIKMMLAMHAEDKDVRSMFLREISILSTLSHPAIVGYRFATVDPSLGTLYCVTEFIDGPQLDDIMGDTKPTTEDIVVLVRRLAEGLAAAHEQKIFHRDLSPDNIMLPGGNLARAKIIDFGIAKATLGGADGTIYDGTFKGKFGYAAPEQLGDFGSDVGEWTDVYGLGLVALAFATGKPPLPFTNIAEAVDRRRAGVDVSRAPPELQPILRAMLAAEPAKRLRSMEAVLRELDKLGKPKGLGGADRLKVLTATAATTVAALARGLAARAVGLASAIRFDALPRPALVAGGAGLLLLVLVLGAMVMILDKQDPPPVQPPPREIVAPTPSESVAEVARKAAEGAMPQIDCSWLDITEATSNSGAVALTLSGAALDQVSVSNAIQTVTSEVVKPSVVSVDTSRLNIVTPAVCGVLNAFRIHRDVQPNNVLAMSSTQTVWERETRQPGCVPQTSFARPVIEVAADSDFTLLLLSEDGYIEQAIVDRNDAGSQTRRRSATLVPSGSAGDKFTFAGCRPEMGKQALVLVKGAGPFDLGIRPHTLALAPRDFGANFDKLAAANGWKVQMLWYGISDTKPDQVVPPDAMPPPRVASRPPSQPPSAQIEVADHAPPADSFVNRQPDISVAEPTDTAPGKKAPCQKYDTAWTYLGDMSLNACIRSAFSGQCSVHGARSGDVQLRRYNGNIQRKGVFGWSRVAKSDCPAS, encoded by the coding sequence GTGAAGATCGGCGCCGTGCTGAACGGGGCCTACAAGGTCAGCCGCTTCATAAAGCGCGGCGGCATGGGCGAGATCTACGAGGGGATCAACACCCTCAGCTCGGACCGGGTGGCCATCAAGATGATGCTGGCCATGCATGCCGAGGACAAGGATGTCCGCAGCATGTTCCTGCGGGAAATCAGCATCCTGTCGACCCTGTCCCATCCCGCGATCGTCGGCTACCGCTTCGCCACGGTCGATCCGTCCCTGGGGACGCTGTATTGCGTCACCGAGTTCATCGACGGTCCGCAGCTCGACGACATCATGGGCGACACCAAGCCCACGACCGAGGACATCGTCGTCCTGGTCCGCAGGCTGGCCGAGGGACTGGCCGCCGCGCACGAGCAGAAGATCTTCCATCGCGACCTGTCGCCGGACAACATAATGCTGCCCGGCGGCAACCTGGCCCGCGCCAAGATCATCGACTTCGGAATCGCCAAGGCCACGCTCGGCGGCGCCGACGGCACGATCTACGACGGCACCTTCAAGGGCAAGTTCGGCTACGCCGCCCCCGAACAGCTCGGCGACTTCGGCAGCGACGTCGGCGAGTGGACCGACGTCTATGGCTTGGGGCTGGTGGCGCTGGCCTTCGCCACGGGCAAGCCGCCGTTGCCGTTCACCAACATCGCCGAGGCCGTGGACCGCCGACGGGCCGGCGTCGATGTCTCCAGGGCCCCGCCGGAACTGCAACCGATCCTGCGCGCCATGCTGGCGGCGGAGCCGGCCAAGCGCCTTCGCTCGATGGAGGCTGTGCTCCGGGAACTGGACAAGCTGGGCAAGCCGAAGGGGCTCGGAGGCGCCGACCGCCTGAAGGTCCTGACCGCGACGGCCGCCACGACGGTCGCGGCCTTGGCGCGCGGCCTGGCCGCCAGGGCCGTCGGCCTGGCTTCGGCGATCCGCTTCGACGCCCTGCCCCGCCCGGCGCTCGTGGCCGGCGGCGCTGGCCTGCTGCTCCTGGTGCTGGTGCTGGGCGCCATGGTGATGATCCTCGACAAGCAGGATCCGCCGCCCGTGCAGCCGCCCCCAAGGGAGATCGTCGCTCCCACGCCCAGCGAATCCGTCGCCGAAGTCGCCCGGAAGGCCGCCGAAGGCGCCATGCCGCAGATCGACTGCAGTTGGCTGGACATCACCGAGGCGACGAGCAACAGCGGTGCGGTCGCGCTCACGCTCAGCGGCGCCGCGCTCGATCAGGTCTCGGTCTCCAACGCCATCCAGACCGTCACCAGCGAAGTCGTGAAACCCTCCGTGGTCAGCGTCGACACCAGCCGCCTCAACATCGTGACCCCGGCGGTCTGCGGGGTTCTCAACGCGTTCAGGATTCATCGCGACGTGCAGCCCAACAACGTGCTGGCGATGAGCAGCACCCAGACCGTCTGGGAGCGCGAGACCCGCCAGCCTGGGTGCGTGCCGCAGACCAGCTTTGCGCGGCCCGTCATCGAGGTCGCCGCCGACTCCGATTTCACGCTGCTGCTGCTCAGCGAGGACGGCTACATCGAACAGGCCATCGTCGATCGCAACGACGCGGGCAGCCAGACGCGGCGTCGATCGGCGACCCTCGTCCCGAGCGGTTCGGCGGGCGACAAGTTCACCTTCGCGGGTTGCCGGCCCGAGATGGGGAAACAGGCGCTGGTGCTCGTCAAGGGCGCCGGTCCGTTCGATCTTGGCATCAGGCCCCACACCCTGGCCCTGGCGCCCAGGGATTTTGGCGCGAATTTCGACAAGCTGGCCGCGGCGAACGGCTGGAAGGTCCAGATGCTCTGGTACGGCATCAGCGACACCAAGCCCGACCAGGTGGTTCCGCCCGACGCCATGCCGCCGCCGAGGGTTGCGTCCCGGCCCCCATCCCAGCCGCCGTCGGCGCAGATCGAGGTTGCGGACCACGCGCCGCCCGCCGACAGTTTCGTCAACAGGCAGCCAGACATCTCTGTCGCCGAGCCGACCGACACCGCCCCCGGCAAGAAGGCGCCGTGCCAGAAGTACGATACGGCATGGACATATCTTGGCGATATGTCGCTCAACGCCTGCATCAGGAGCGCGTTCTCCGGGCAATGCTCGGTGCACGGCGCTCGGTCCGGCGACGTCCAGCTGAGGCGCTACAACGGCAATATCCAACGCAAGGGCGTGTTCGGCTGGAGCCGGGTGGCGAAATCCGACTGCCCCGCCAGCTAG
- the tagF gene encoding type VI secretion system-associated protein TagF, giving the protein MLSRPAFFGKLPRHGDFVSRGLPDVLRDGWDEWCSAQLMAARNALGARFEARHDAAPSWRFTVNDGDSWAAGALAPSIDEAGRRFFIMAQFGELTAAEALAWGGPLSAVCEDELYRALADRIDGEMLLSRLTEAARGLDLSVGPAWNLLEASAMADGVWWTEGADAHAAARAVGRWPPPGTILMHARTDLEAASE; this is encoded by the coding sequence ATGCTCTCGCGCCCCGCCTTCTTCGGCAAACTCCCCCGGCACGGCGACTTCGTCAGCCGCGGGCTGCCGGACGTTCTGAGGGATGGATGGGACGAGTGGTGCAGCGCCCAGCTCATGGCTGCCCGCAACGCCCTCGGGGCACGCTTCGAGGCGCGGCACGACGCCGCCCCCAGCTGGCGCTTCACGGTGAACGACGGCGACAGCTGGGCCGCCGGCGCGCTGGCCCCCTCGATCGACGAGGCGGGGCGGCGCTTCTTCATCATGGCCCAGTTCGGCGAGCTGACCGCGGCCGAGGCCCTGGCCTGGGGCGGCCCGTTGAGCGCCGTCTGCGAGGACGAGCTCTATCGCGCCCTGGCCGATCGTATCGACGGGGAGATGCTCCTCAGCCGCCTGACGGAAGCCGCGCGCGGCCTTGATCTGTCGGTCGGACCGGCCTGGAACCTGCTGGAGGCGTCCGCCATGGCCGACGGCGTGTGGTGGACGGAAGGGGCCGACGCCCACGCCGCCGCGCGAGCCGTCGGTCGATGGCCGCCGCCCGGAACCATCCTCATGCATGCGCGCACGGACCTGGAGGCGGCCAGTGAGTGA
- a CDS encoding PAAR domain-containing protein produces the protein MPPAARITDLHTCPMVTGVVPHVGGPIALGSPNVFSGKLPQARVGDMAVCVGPPDVVAKGSAGVFVNKRPAARLGDNTAHGGIIVLGLPTVIIGETGSGSGGGAGFDGVSLAFAAAEAQIKVLISAASRGAPFCEVCFEQALTKAQTVAEETSRNKAQALQFYRGCGISEDELQSHIQGIDFSQPVEEVTLPPRTELVQHQKDGRPRGRYFAPPGTPAGQLGISDNRIAKPYETGASVTALKSTAAPFVDPDTGEVYDGGGVQYFIPDFR, from the coding sequence ATGCCGCCGGCCGCGCGGATCACCGACCTTCACACCTGTCCGATGGTGACCGGCGTCGTGCCGCACGTCGGCGGGCCGATCGCCCTGGGCTCGCCCAACGTGTTCAGCGGCAAGCTGCCCCAGGCCCGCGTGGGCGACATGGCGGTCTGCGTCGGCCCGCCCGACGTGGTCGCCAAGGGATCTGCGGGCGTCTTCGTCAACAAGCGACCGGCGGCGAGGCTGGGCGACAACACCGCCCACGGCGGGATCATCGTGCTGGGCCTGCCGACGGTGATCATCGGCGAGACCGGCAGCGGGTCCGGCGGCGGCGCGGGCTTCGACGGCGTCTCCCTGGCGTTCGCGGCGGCCGAGGCGCAGATCAAGGTCCTGATCTCGGCGGCGAGCCGGGGGGCGCCGTTCTGCGAGGTCTGTTTCGAGCAGGCGCTGACCAAGGCCCAGACGGTCGCCGAGGAGACCTCGAGGAACAAGGCGCAAGCCCTGCAATTCTATCGCGGCTGCGGGATATCCGAGGACGAGCTGCAGTCCCACATCCAGGGGATCGACTTCAGCCAGCCGGTGGAGGAGGTGACGCTCCCGCCCCGGACCGAACTGGTGCAGCACCAGAAGGACGGTCGCCCCCGAGGCCGATACTTCGCGCCGCCGGGCACGCCGGCCGGCCAGCTCGGCATTTCCGACAATCGCATCGCCAAGCCGTACGAGACCGGCGCGTCGGTGACGGCCCTGAAGTCGACGGCCGCGCCCTTCGTCGATCCCGATACGGGCGAGGTCTACGATGGCGGCGGCGTCCAGTACTTCATCCCCGATTTCCGCTGA
- a CDS encoding DUF4123 domain-containing protein has protein sequence MNQDHAPLHVYGVIDLARAPGLYEHVARLAPQGSRCLYEGRLDPRVVRVCPHVVELAEHDPLSDLWRHEGWGRSWGLLMQSRASLQAVRRRLRHFTQAKLPGGQGPVLFRFWDPRVFRVYFPLVEPEQLGEWFRDIDAYIVEDEAGAGLTRFSLDGGRLVTQAGPRPGPRHGEAPS, from the coding sequence TTGAACCAGGACCATGCCCCCCTCCACGTCTATGGCGTGATCGACCTGGCGCGGGCGCCGGGCCTGTACGAGCATGTGGCGCGGTTGGCGCCGCAGGGATCGCGGTGCCTGTACGAAGGGCGGCTCGATCCCCGGGTGGTCCGGGTCTGTCCGCATGTGGTCGAGCTGGCCGAACACGACCCCCTGTCGGATCTCTGGCGGCACGAAGGCTGGGGTAGATCCTGGGGGCTGCTGATGCAATCGCGGGCCAGCCTGCAGGCGGTTCGTCGGCGACTGCGCCATTTCACGCAGGCCAAATTGCCCGGCGGGCAGGGGCCGGTGCTGTTCCGTTTCTGGGACCCGCGGGTGTTCCGCGTCTATTTTCCGCTCGTCGAGCCCGAGCAGCTCGGCGAATGGTTCCGCGATATCGACGCCTACATCGTGGAGGACGAAGCGGGCGCCGGCTTGACCCGCTTCAGCCTCGACGGCGGTCGCCTGGTCACCCAGGCAGGCCCCAGGCCGGGCCCCAGGCACGGCGAGGCGCCGTCCTAG
- a CDS encoding PP2C family protein-serine/threonine phosphatase, with protein sequence MSENIRIQAASLTHQGLVRKANEDSILQRDDIGLWIVADGMGGHQGGKFASSTVVEALSGIELDHDGEGLLSGVQRAVGAANTAIYEASQNGLRMGTTIVGLTLDDTCFTCFWAGDSRAYLLRDAKLYRLTKDHTRVQDMVDSGLLTSEEAASHPMAHVLSRAIGVEEQVQLGTVRDVLLANDVFFLCSDGVHGVVKDSELTETLLHRGPAGACKELLELVLKRGAPDNASMIVVACQQATAIAIPLDQ encoded by the coding sequence GTGAGTGAGAACATCCGGATTCAGGCCGCCAGCCTCACCCACCAGGGGCTGGTCAGAAAGGCCAACGAGGATTCGATCCTTCAACGCGACGACATCGGGCTGTGGATCGTCGCCGACGGCATGGGCGGCCACCAGGGCGGCAAGTTCGCCTCGTCGACCGTCGTCGAGGCGTTGAGCGGCATCGAGCTCGACCACGACGGAGAGGGACTGCTGTCGGGCGTGCAGCGCGCGGTCGGCGCGGCCAACACGGCCATATACGAGGCCTCGCAGAACGGCCTGCGCATGGGAACGACCATCGTGGGCCTGACCCTCGACGACACCTGCTTCACCTGCTTCTGGGCCGGCGACAGCCGTGCCTATCTGCTCCGCGACGCCAAGCTCTATCGCCTGACCAAGGACCACACGCGCGTCCAGGACATGGTCGATTCCGGCCTCCTGACCTCGGAAGAAGCCGCCAGCCATCCGATGGCGCACGTCCTGTCCCGCGCCATCGGCGTCGAGGAACAGGTGCAGTTGGGCACGGTGCGCGACGTCCTGCTGGCGAACGACGTCTTCTTCCTGTGCAGCGACGGCGTCCACGGGGTCGTCAAGGACTCCGAACTCACAGAGACGCTGCTTCATCGCGGCCCGGCCGGCGCCTGCAAGGAGCTTCTGGAGCTCGTGCTCAAGCGCGGCGCCCCTGACAACGCCAGTATGATCGTGGTCGCCTGCCAGCAGGCCACCGCCATCGCCATCCCCCTGGATCAATGA